From a region of the Planifilum fimeticola genome:
- a CDS encoding YhzD family protein, with protein sequence MYHVTVFDDEGKKLFDEPLQAENDVEAREKGLALLAEKEYQNHPYRIVHTSGRLVSFNSHKGKAPK encoded by the coding sequence GTGTATCACGTAACCGTCTTCGACGACGAAGGAAAAAAACTGTTCGATGAGCCCCTGCAGGCGGAAAACGACGTGGAAGCCCGCGAAAAAGGACTGGCCTTGCTGGCTGAGAAGGAGTATCAGAACCATCCGTATCGCATCGTCCACACATCGGGACGCCTCGTCTCCTTCAACAGTCACAAGGGAAAAGCCCCCAAGTGA